One stretch of Strix uralensis isolate ZFMK-TIS-50842 chromosome 17, bStrUra1, whole genome shotgun sequence DNA includes these proteins:
- the LOC141951373 gene encoding uncharacterized protein LOC141951373 — protein MVRSFPGPGLVLAAAAALCLGGAGGKVYYSCGAVVESMERGLILSPGFPNNYYPGTHCVWQFFIPMRTHLILEIFDFDIFESSSETQTPWDGFSAPTKTGNKDIPSLEENLDFALHTTKPSLQTWMSKVAQNLSTGDQSKDLASHVDELPGSASKKDEAKQASEENQSKQMKQPKAITKAQPELPLPVAGSATMRRQNTSGLEREEDLKGKILLAHLAASERDEVTVETWTLPTTVLPVEISSSPQSAADVCPHDVLYVSDLITFSSRFCGPNSPLNKTMVFGSSLEMVEVIMELITTTDRGRGFAMLFEYKNITEPDTVDAVRQERKESMMMLAIITGTIFFALALLSALCIAWRQRTCPKRSSSNACSDQENGIQNSAVDINELQLVVPSRENENNNHSVSREQAVTSCGGSTERSPQDTDPDVPSSVSAVTTETGSDEVFIISAGPGASGLSFTTYRIQDKNLKRSVTSPASVSDWLTSNHTAAGADAVEKGNVQLENQCPRQRTWSARTFHDFLAPIPQLQKKWCSWTTNSPFTKLVDNSGFPTAARSQGVPTRKVISATEIEGASETIYSDSSASNASYPLTLSAQRQRKLSSCNLKKSRFGNPYFGFLASSPDSKHVRSLDPSRHLGAASSVNSQSPKNLLESSNPLKINLVNGSKTKELMVETDKNKPVFVISEEGDDQQPLVLAEHLSQCGDHLPEQNAVYVPAVPDKQPVVLTVEGKNSASFTSNLPLWAKSPSLYKGHVKAPSSSRDQQSSSAVDATTTETPQNCDTLAAPTLCQASVQ, from the exons GTGTATTACTCCTGTGGTGCAGTGGTGGAGTCAATGGAAAGAGGCCTGATTTTATCACCAGGTTTTCCAAACAACTACTACCCAGGGACACACTGCGTTTGGCAATTTTTCATTCCCATGAGAACCCATCTTATCTTGGAAATTTTTGACTTTGACATCTTTGAGAGCTCTAGTGAAACTCAAACCCCCTGGGATGGCTTTTCAGCCCCCACTAAAACAGGAAATAAGGACATACCTTCTCTTGAGGAAAACCTGGACTTTGCTCTCCATACTACAAAACCCTCTCTCCAGACCTGGATGTCGAAGGTGGCTCAGAATCTGAGCACAGGAGATCAGTCAAAGGACCTTGCTAGTCATGTGGATGAACTTCCAGGATCAGCCTCAAAAAAAGATGAAGCCAAACAAGCATCTGAAGAAAACCAGTCAAAGCAGATGAAGCAACCCAAAGCAATTACCAAGGCTCAACCAGAACTGCCACTCCCTGTGGCTGGTAGTGCCACAATGAGGAGGCAAAATACCAGTGGCCTGGAAAGAGAAGAAGATTTGAAAGGGAAAATCTTGCTTGCCCACCTCGCTGCTAGTGAGAGAGATGAAGTTACAGTAGAGACCTGGACTCTTCCCACAACAGTATTGCCTGTGGAAATCTCCTCCAGCCCTCAGTCAGCAGCGGATGTCTGTCCCCATGATGTACTATACGTTTCTGATCTCATCACATTTTCCTCTCGCTTCTGTGGACCAAATTCACCTTTAAACAAGACCATGGTCTTTGGTTCATCTCTGGAAATGGTTGAGGTTATCATGGAACTGATCACTACTACAGACCGGGGCCGAGGCTTTGCAATGCTCTTTGAATACAAGAACATCACTGAACCTGACACTGTAGATGCTGTgaggcaggagagaaaggaaagcatgATGATGCTGGCAATTATAACAGGGACCATCTTCTTTGCACTTGCTTTGCTCTCTGCCCTCTGCATAGCTTGGAG GCAGAGAACGTGCCCCAAAAGGAGCTCATCCAACGCATGCAGTGACCAGGAG AATGGGATCCAGAACTCCGCCGTCGATATCAATGAGCTCCAGCTGGTGGTGCCAAGTCGGGAGAATGAAAACAACAACCACTCTGTCAGCCGGGAGCAGGCGG TCACTTCCTGCGGAGGCAGCACAGAACGGTCTCCTCAGGACACTGACCCAGATGTGCCCTCCTCCGTATCCGCAGTGACCACCGAGActgggagtgatgaagtgtttaTTATTTCTGCTGGACCTGGGGCCAGCGGCCTGAGCTTTACCACCTACAGAATACAG GACAAAAACCTAAAAAGAAGTGTCACAAGCCCAGCCTCTGTGTCTGACTGGCTGACTTCTAATcacacagctgcaggagcagatGCTGTTGAGAAGGGGAATGTCCAGCTGGAAAATCAGTGTCCCAGACAACGCACATGGAGTGCCCGCACTTTCCATGACTTCCTGGCTCCAATACCACAGCTACAGAAAAAATGGTGTAGCTGGACCACCAACAGTCCCTTCACAAAGCTGGTTGACAACAGT GGTTTTCCTACAGCTGCAAGATCCCAAGGTGTCCCAACTAGAAAGGTAATCTCAGCCACTGAGATAGAGGGAGCATCAGAGACCATTTACTCTGATTCATCTGCCAGTAATGCCTCATATCCCCTCACTCTGTCTGCACAAAGGCAGAGGAAGCTAAGCTCCTGCAATTTGAAGAAATCCAGGTTTGGGAATCCTTATTTTGGATTTTTAGCCAGTTCCCCTGACAGCAAACATGTGAGATCCTTGGATCCCTCAAGACATCTAGGGGCAGCATCTTCAGTTAACAGCCAAAGCCCCAAAAATCTTCTAGAGAGCTCCAATCCACTGAAAATCAACTTGGTCAATGGTTCGAAAACAAAAGAGCTCATGGTAGAAACAGATAAAAACAAACCGgtttttgttatttctgaagaAGGGGACGATCAGCAGCCTCTGGTCCTAGCAGAACATCTTAGTCAATGTGGAGATCATCTGCCAGAGCAAAATGCTGTGTATGTTCCAGCTGTGCCAGATAAACAGCCAGTGGTTCTGACTGTTGAGGGGAAGAATTCTGCCAGCTTCACGTCAAATCTTCCCCTTTGGGCAAAATCCCCTAGTTTATACAAAGGTCACGTGAAGGCCCCTAGCTCTTCTAGGGACCAGCAGAGCTCATCAGCTGTAGATGCTACTACTACTGAGACCCCACAGAACTGTGATACCCTAGCTGCTCCTACGCTATGCCAAGCTTCAGTCCAGTGA